GGCCACGGTCGCGCACCTCGTCCGCACGCGGCTGCTGCCGGAAGATCGCTATCGCGACCTCCTGCGCGCCACGGCAAGCGTGCAGCGCCGCGTCGACCAGATGCTGCTGCAACTGGCCGAGATCGCCCGCAAGCCCGTCCTGTCGCCGGCCGATCGTCGTCAGTTGCATGCGGCCGAGGAGCGGCTGAAGGAAGCGGTGCTGATGGCCGAGAGCTTCATTCCGACGGAAAACCGGCGCCCGGAACCGCAGCCCGGCCTCACGACCTCCGACCTCGTCATCAACCTCTTCGACCTGCATCTTGCGGCCGAAAGCGTGATGGTTGTCAGCTTTCAGTCGATGCCGCCGCCGGCACTGGTGGAGGCGATGGTGGCGCGCGACGGCGGTCGGATCGACGCGGAGATCGCGCGGCTCGGCGATGCGGCTCCGCGCCGCGAAGAAACGGTGAAGGCGCTGCTGTGGCTGCGCAACGTCCGGCAAAGGCTCGCCCGCAGCCTTGCAAAGCTGACGCCGGCCGATCTGGAAGAACCGCCGCTGGACTTGAGTGGCGTTTCCACCAGCTGGAAGCCGTCGCTGGACGATCCCGCCTTGAAGGCGGCGATCCAGATCACGCTCGCTTCGGGCATCGCCATGGTGTTCGGGTTGATGCTGTCGCGGGAGCGTTGGTTCTGGGCGGTGCTTGCTGCGTTTCTCGTCTTCACCAACACGCGCTCGCGCGGCGACACGGCGGTCAAGGCGCTGCAGCGCTCGGCCGGCACACTGTTTGGCATCGTGGTCGGCATCATCGTCGGCACGCTGGTCGCCGGCAATATCTACCTGGTGCTGCCGCTCAGCGCACTTTGCGTCTTTCTGGCGTTCTATTTCCTCGCCGTTTCGTATGCGACGATGACCTTCTTCGTCTCCGTCGTGCTGTCGCTGGTCTACAGCCTGATGGGCGTGCTGAGCCCGCATCTGCTGCAACTGCGCCTGGAGGAAACCCTGATCGGTTCGATCGCCGGTGCTGCGGTCGCCTTCGTCGTCTTTCCGACGCGCACCCGCACGACGCTCGATGCCGCCGTCGCAACCTGGTGCGACGAGCTCAAGGGCCTGCTGCAGGCGGCGCGCGACGGGGCCTCGGGGCTGGTGCTGATCGCCCGGTCGCAGGCGCTCGACCGCGCCTATCGTGACCTGGCGGCGGCAGCAAAGCCGCTCGGGCTTCCCTGGCAGCTGGTGACGCGCCCCGGTCACGTGCGTCAGGCGCTGGCGATCTTCATGGCTTGCACCTATTGGGCCCGGGTCTTCGCCCGGCGTGTCGGGACGGATGCGCGGCTGGAAGGAAGCGATTTCAAGGCGGATATCGACGCCAATCTCGCGCTCGTCCAGACGGTGCGCGACAAGGCGTCCGCCTATTTCTACCAGGTCGGCCGGATCGGCGCGCCGGTCGATCGCCATCTGCCGATTTCGAGGGACGACGCCGAGCTTGGGCTGGAGATGATCGGGGTGTCTCTCAACCGGCTTCATTTGTAGTGGACTTTAATTTCGCCGACATTTGTGCAAGGGAAGCGCCGAACGAAGGCAAAGGCTAGGGAAATGGCAGGCACGAACAGCGAGCGCGAACTTCTGGCGGAAGGGCCGGCGATCATCCTCGCCTATCCGCAGCTCGGCGAAAACATCGGCATGGTCGCCCGCGCGATGGCCAATTTCGGCCTGGCGGAGCTTCGGCTCGTCAATCCGCGCGACGGCTGGCCGAGCGAAAAGGCACGATCGGCCGCAAGCCGCGCCGACCACGTGATCGACGCCGCCAAGCTCTATGGTTCGGTCGAAGAGGCGATTGCCGATCTCAACTTCGTCTATGCGACGACCGCCCGCGACCGCGACGGCTACAAGCCGGTGCGTTCGCCGATCGTCGCGGCGCGCACGCTGCGCCAGCGCTTCCAGGGCGGTGAGAAGACGGGCATCCTGTTCGGGCGTGAGCGCACCGGCCTTACCAACGAGGAAGTGGCGCTCGCCGACGAGATCGTGACCTTTCCGGTCAACCCGGCCTTCGCGTCGCTCAATCTCGCCCAGGCCGTGCTTCTGATGTCCTACGAGTGGCTGAAGACCGGCATGGAGTCTGAGGACCAGACCTCGTTCCAGGCGATCGAGCAGCGGCCGGCGACCAAGGAACACCTGCAGGGTCTGTTCGAGCACGTGGAGGAAGCGCTTGAGGCGCGGAACTATTTCCGTTCGGCCGACAAAAAGCCGAAATTGGTCGAGAACCTGCGCGCGGTTCTGACCAGGCCGTCCTTTACCGAATCCGAAATCCAGGTGCTGCGCGGCGTCATTTCTTCGCTCGACCGGTTCACGCGGGAAAATCCGCGCGGCTCCGGCGCTCCGGGTGAACACAGCAGGAAAGCGCGAGACAAAGG
The nucleotide sequence above comes from Ensifer sp. PDNC004. Encoded proteins:
- a CDS encoding FUSC family protein, producing MALRSRMRDWLLANDPAFSRLRQASRITATIVVSILLLMAFHYLVAPLPPAAFGLAASLSIEGGLAVRDRTIAGQRLTRIIAVLVGVSMVGLASVLENHRYVSDVVFLLIIFLAVYGRSFGPRGFAVGMFAFMSYFTGAYLRPTLDQLPALFFGAAVSATVAHLVRTRLLPEDRYRDLLRATASVQRRVDQMLLQLAEIARKPVLSPADRRQLHAAEERLKEAVLMAESFIPTENRRPEPQPGLTTSDLVINLFDLHLAAESVMVVSFQSMPPPALVEAMVARDGGRIDAEIARLGDAAPRREETVKALLWLRNVRQRLARSLAKLTPADLEEPPLDLSGVSTSWKPSLDDPALKAAIQITLASGIAMVFGLMLSRERWFWAVLAAFLVFTNTRSRGDTAVKALQRSAGTLFGIVVGIIVGTLVAGNIYLVLPLSALCVFLAFYFLAVSYATMTFFVSVVLSLVYSLMGVLSPHLLQLRLEETLIGSIAGAAVAFVVFPTRTRTTLDAAVATWCDELKGLLQAARDGASGLVLIARSQALDRAYRDLAAAAKPLGLPWQLVTRPGHVRQALAIFMACTYWARVFARRVGTDARLEGSDFKADIDANLALVQTVRDKASAYFYQVGRIGAPVDRHLPISRDDAELGLEMIGVSLNRLHL
- a CDS encoding RNA methyltransferase, with protein sequence MAGTNSERELLAEGPAIILAYPQLGENIGMVARAMANFGLAELRLVNPRDGWPSEKARSAASRADHVIDAAKLYGSVEEAIADLNFVYATTARDRDGYKPVRSPIVAARTLRQRFQGGEKTGILFGRERTGLTNEEVALADEIVTFPVNPAFASLNLAQAVLLMSYEWLKTGMESEDQTSFQAIEQRPATKEHLQGLFEHVEEALEARNYFRSADKKPKLVENLRAVLTRPSFTESEIQVLRGVISSLDRFTRENPRGSGAPGEHSRKARDKGDSE